In Hominilimicola fabiformis, the genomic stretch ATAGCTTATACTTGTTTTAACTTCTGCATCAAGTCCATAACCGCTTTTTATAGGGTCGGGCGACAAGGTAATGCTGTCTACTTTTAATTTTGCTTTATATGTGTATGTGTGATAGCAAGTATGCCTTTGTCCGTCAGAATCTGAAACAGTGTGCTTTGTTTGTTCTTGCCATACAATAGTATTTGTATCACTTTCGCAAATCGGCGGGTCAATAGGTACAGTTTCTACTTTATCATCAGGAATTGTTTCATCACTTGGAGGACGATTTGAATCGTCGGGTTTAGGTGTTTCTGTTGGAGTATCAATAGATGTATTGGGTCTGACGTATATTTCAAGCGTTTTGTTTGGTATATTTGGCGATAAATCCACATCGGTATATACCGATGTATCTTCGATTAAAGTTTCGTTGTTTGAACCGTTTATAACCTTATAACGTTCGTATATATAATCTGTTTCCGAATCGTTTATGATGGCTTTGCCGGAATTATCAGCTAATATATATGTTTTTGTTATACTGTCTGATTTCCCGAAAGGTATTGAATCGGTATTCTCAAAAATTATTTCGCCCGATGAGCTGTTTATAAATCGTTTCGTTACAGTTCCGCATAAATCCAATCCGAGTGAAACTTTAAACGGAAATTTAAAATTATATCCTACAGCTCCGCCGTAACTGTAATACCACAAATCGCCGTTTTTCTTGTATTGCTGTCCTATACGAATAAGATTACTGTCAAGAGTATCATCTTCAACCATACCTGTCCAATCGCCCTCTTGATTTATTTCTCCGGCTTCAAAGTTTGGATAAACCATATTGTTCGGTATTTTGCCTTTTTCTAATATATCGCCGTATCCAAAGCTTTGACCGTAAATATATTTAGGATCGTCACCCTCAACTACTTCTAAAGCTCCGTAATGCTTATTGGAACCGCCTTCATATCCCCACATAGAGAATATAACGGAGCTATATGGATAACGTGCTCTTGGAAGTCGTTTTTTAGGCATATTGGGTAAAACCTTTTCTTCGTCACTCAAGCTTTCATCATTGCCATCTATCAAGTAAAACTTTGGACTGAATTTCATTTCAATCTTGCAAGTATCTCCGTCACGATATACTCTGTAACCTATATCTCCGTTGAAAAGAGTTTCTGCTTTTTCGTTATTCGAATCGCCCTCTACATCTGCATCAATGTCAAATTTGAATTTGAGGTCGGGAACGTCCTCATCAACGTGGTCATATATGTATTGACGTATATTTTCATCTTTGATATTTGCTACATCAACACTTGCGACTACATATTTTTCATCCAACTTACCACGCCATATTTTTGTAACTTCATCATCGGATAACTCATCTCCATATATACTTTTCCATATTGCATTATTATTTGACGGGTCTGTTTTATTTACATATCGCCAAAATGGAATATTACCGCCGACAATAACGGCATTATCATCAGTAGTTTCCATATCCCTGTTCCAAGACCAATCAACCTTTGTATATCCGTCAAGTTCATCCGCACTTACAATGCAGTTTGATGTTATTGCAGAAAAAATAACTGTCAATATCATTGTTAAAAATATTATTGTTTTTCTTTTCAAATCTATCATTCCTTTCGTAGTATTAAAAAAGTGCAGTTAAAACTACACTCTTTACATTTATATGACTTTATACGAATATTGTTGAATTTTGGATATTTTTGATATATAATGTTTCTGTCGGATACTTCCGATGTTAAAGGTAAGACGAAAAACAGTGTAAAAGCTGGGCGGTTATGCCACCTCATATATGTTATATTCTATCCCAACATTATTAGTCGGGAAAGGAGGTGGTAATGTGAATTTTTATGAACTTTTAATGTACTTAATTACATTAATTGTTTTAATAATTATCACAAAAAAATAACGCCAGCCGACCAAAGCTATGACGTTATTTTATAACTAATACTTTTGGCATAACCGTTTGAAGTCTTGCCTTTTTCTATTATCATTATATATCTATTATCTCAAATTGTCAATATACTTTTACCAACTTAATTCAAACTCATATTTATTTTCGTCAAATACATAGTCTTTAAAATAGTCTTTATATCCTTGACCTTGCACCCACTCAAATGTTGTCTGTGCATTATTAAAATCAACTAGTGGTTTCTCTCGTCTTTCTAATGAAAGATTCACGCCGTTATCAATAAATATACCGGATGTAAAGCTACTGCTGTTAAGTGGCAAAACTTTTATCGAAATTTCTTCCAACACCTTTATATCATTAAATTCAAATGTTCCTGGTTCTCCGACATAGTGACTTTTCATTGTTGTAAAATCATAATCTTTATCTGTATCCCAATAAGCAATGCTTATTGCCCATCTTTGACTTTCCGGCAATACATCTGGTACAGTTAAAGTAATTGTATCACCGTCATATTTGATAGACTGTAGTACCAAATCTTCAAACATCATAGCTTTTGAACGACTTAATGTCTTTGTTGTGATATTACCACCATTTGCAACCGCTTCATCATATATTGCTTGAGATATGCTTATGTCTGACATACTTACTTGATACTGTTCGGGAACGTCTGTTCTTAGTGGCTCTGTCCAAGTAACTTTTCTTCCGAAGTAGTCATATAGTGTTTCATCAGCATTAATTCTCTCGCTCTTGTCAATTAATCTTACAAGCACCGATGATGCCTCTGCTCTTGTAAGTAAGCCGTCATCTCTGAAAGTGCCGTCATCATAACCACTTAGAATACCTTTTGCATAGGCTTGAAGAACATAAGGCTTGTATTCTTCTTTCATTCTGTCATAATCGTTAAGCTTTGCAATGTAAGTTGAAGTATCGGCTACCGGTTCTTCCTTGAGGTATTCGACCGCACGAGTGATAACTTTAGCCATCTCACCTCGAGTGCAAGGGATTCCTACAAGTTTAAACTTTGTATCTTGTTCTGTTATTAAGCCAAGCTCAAATGCTTTATCAAGATATGGAACAGCCCAAGAGCTCCACTTACTGTTCCAAGTATTTTTTACTGTTGGAGCATTGCTTTCGTTAAGCTCACCGCATATTAAACAAACAACTGTTTTTATAAATTCTTCTTGTGTAATTTGGTTATCCGGTCTGAATGTACCGTCCTCATATCCTGAAAACGCATTAAGTTCGGAAATCTTATTCACATAGCTTGAATACCAAGCCGATTGATTTACATCAGAGTAATTTGCAGCCAATGCAGAACTGCAAGATACAAGTGTTACTGCAGATAGAAATGTTGCTAAAATTTTCTTTTTCATAATGAATTCCTCCTTTTTCTCTATTTCTTTTATTAACTATATTATACCATAAATGTATTACTTTGTCAAGCTATTTTTTGAGGTTTTATCTTGTTTTTCGACCGTTTTGTCTTTCTTTTTCTGACATATTTAATCATCTGTTCTTATGTTGTTTGAACTTAGTTCAAATGGAATATCAAAAGTTTTTGGAAGAATACTTCTAACTGTAACAGGTTGCATTCTTATTCTTCCGGCAATCGAA encodes the following:
- a CDS encoding S-layer homology domain-containing protein, giving the protein MKKKILATFLSAVTLVSCSSALAANYSDVNQSAWYSSYVNKISELNAFSGYEDGTFRPDNQITQEEFIKTVVCLICGELNESNAPTVKNTWNSKWSSWAVPYLDKAFELGLITEQDTKFKLVGIPCTRGEMAKVITRAVEYLKEEPVADTSTYIAKLNDYDRMKEEYKPYVLQAYAKGILSGYDDGTFRDDGLLTRAEASSVLVRLIDKSERINADETLYDYFGRKVTWTEPLRTDVPEQYQVSMSDISISQAIYDEAVANGGNITTKTLSRSKAMMFEDLVLQSIKYDGDTITLTVPDVLPESQRWAISIAYWDTDKDYDFTTMKSHYVGEPGTFEFNDIKVLEEISIKVLPLNSSSFTSGIFIDNGVNLSLERREKPLVDFNNAQTTFEWVQGQGYKDYFKDYVFDENKYEFELSW